Proteins from a genomic interval of Maniola jurtina chromosome 8, ilManJurt1.1, whole genome shotgun sequence:
- the LOC123867457 gene encoding ribonuclease P protein subunit p30, whose translation MQNVDRIWGFCDLFVDKSYDLNKVNLIEMLGFNTIALNTHVEEVSEEPKKKKKKSEPTEAKDFVPLPVEIPEEIKKNSKLNILQRVTIEFSDSSIAPKLNKSENIKKYDIIAVVPKTLQAFQYACGSLDIDVITFDPQIRIPFKVSRKLYRQAVERGIFFELMYSAAIRDSMSRKNIISTAHNYHAVGKSKNIIVTSGAQNCAQCRGVHDVINLGFILGLNSNQCLEVIRDNAQRLILKTQGRKCGKHYMEVCNLEVNENKT comes from the coding sequence ATGCAAAACGTGGACCGTATTTGGGGATTTTGTGATCTGTTCGTAGATAAAAGCTACGATCTTAACAAAGTGAATTTAATTGAAATGCTTGGTTTCAACACCATAGCACTAAATACACATGTCGAAGAAGTAAGCGAAGagccaaaaaagaaaaagaagaaaagtgaACCGACTGAGGCGAAAGATTTCGTTCCGTTGCCTGTTGAGATACcggaagaaattaaaaaaaatagtaagctGAATATTTTACAGAGGGTTACGATAGAATTTTCGGACTCCAGTATTGCACCCAAGCTCAATAAGTCTGAGAACATTAAGAAATACGATATAATCGCTGTAGTGCCTAAAACCTTACAGGCTTTTCAATATGCTTGTGGGAGCCTTGATATAGATGTAATAACATTTGACCCTCAAATAAGAATACCTTTCAAAGTAAGCCGCAAGTTGTATAGGCAGGCAGTCGAACGtggtatattttttgaattgatGTATTCAGCTGCCATAAGAGATTCTATGTCCCGGAAGAACATTATAAGTACTGCACATAATTACCATGCAGTTGGCAAATCTAAGAACATCATAGTCACAAGTGGTGCTCAGAACTGTGCACAGTGTCGTGGCGTCCATGATGTTATAAATCTAGGATTTATACTTGGGTTAAATAGTAATCAGTGTCTAGAAGTGATCCGAGATAACGCACAGAGACTTATTCTTAAAACACAAGGAAGGAAATGTGGGAAACATTATATGGAAGTTTGTAATTTAgaagtaaatgaaaataaaacatag
- the LOC123867448 gene encoding putative malate dehydrogenase 1B, with amino-acid sequence MGMRIVIAGESQCNLFAEICLVADHLSQNLPTFCYERIEKPVSEWKPWLFKINQKNKWHHIESPLVWKELLMTGSVPVYIGGASEFLEYVHSYYLFDAFLAPKRFDHLSDYFGQFQKKIKQEDKPETRLNVSDYIRKTSFSICICGAGNPLAMFLISGLLDTFEEMSFNKIYIYDELCSQNLMDFIENECNYVGTNYSGKVVKHVNKIGVALTNTDLLILLSYVPFRSTYSVGEWLYKNKKLMENMAVKINATASRNMYIVIPNVGPACYNATILENSLSKISKNNIVVVTSDVGLDIVPVAAEIAEVPLRNMFCPPVWGFVGINHLADIHTTFHKYDSFHPYDRYAKVRNSTLCIGTITPEMRTMEYLMFFDESLWKTVADRKNVKQMTDRKLAINKTVAVLNLIKIWLFEPNPSYIVNLGIKCDGSFGVNFDGYFSQPAHLVNGEWKPASHFILPKDPQIKISYLEQMAKIIMNLERTDLPQLIEYTPCICRRKQDKKKSADRSKVTGGVKKVVI; translated from the exons ATGGGTATGCGCATTGTAATAGCTGGAGAATCACAATGCAATTTGTTCGCAGAAATTTGCTTGGTAGCTGATCACTTATCACAAAATTTACCCACATTTTGTTATGAACGTATTGAAAAACCAGTGTCAGAATGGAAG CCTTGgttatttaaaataaaccaaaagaACAAATGGCACCATATCGAATCGCCTCTTGTTTGGAAAGAGCTATTGATGACTGGTAGTGTGCCAGTTTACATAGGAGGAGCGAGTGAATTTCTGGAATATGTACATTCCTACTACCTATTTGATGCATTTCTTGCACCAAAAAGATTCGATCACCTATCAGATTATTTTGGccaatttcaaaagaaaattaaacaggAAGATAAGCCTGAAACGAGATTAAATGTTTCTGATTATATTCGGAAAACCAGCTTCTCTATTTGTATTTGTGGTGCTGGGAATCCTTTAGCTATGTTTCTTATTTCTGGTCTTCTGGACACATTTGAAGAAATgagctttaataaaatatacatatacgaTGAACTATGCTCACAAAACTTAATGGATTTCATAGAAAATGAATGTAATTATGTAGGAACTAATTACTCAGGGAAAGTTGTGAAACATGTAAACAAGATTGGAGTTGCTCTTACAAATACAGATCTTTTGATATTACTAAGTTATGTACCTTTTCg GTCAACATATTCAGTTGGCGAATGGctgtacaaaaacaaaaaactcaTGGAAAACATGGCAGTAAAAATAAATGCTACCGCTTCAAGGAATATGTATATCGTTATACCAAACGTTGGGCCTGCTTGCTATAACGCAACTATTCTCGAGAATTCACTAAgcaaaattagtaaaaataacATAGTGGTCGTTACATCAGATGTAGGACTAGATATTGTACCAGTTGCTGCTGAAATAGCTGAAGTACCTTTAAGAAATATGTTTTGTCCGCCAGTGTGGGGATTTGTTGGTATAAATCATCTGGCTGATATCCATACAACGTTCCATAAATACGATAGTTTTCATCCTTACGATAGATATGCAAAAGTTAGAAATTCTACTCTTTGTATCGGAACTATTACGCCAGAAATGAGGACGATGGAATACTTGATGTTTTTTGATGAAAGCTTGTGGAAAACGGTCGCTGACagaaaa AATGTAAAGCAGATGACGGACAGAAAGTTGGCTATAAATAAAACTGTTGCAGTTttgaacttaattaaaatatggCTTTTTGAGCCAAACCCCAGTTATATAGTGAATTTGGGCATTAAATGTGATG GATCTTTTGGAGTTAACTTTGATGGATATTTTTCTCAACCTGCACACTTGGTAAATGGAGAGTGGAAACCAGCAAGTCATTTTATATTACCTAAAGATCCACAAATAAAAATTTCGTATTTGGAACAAATGGctaaaattataatgaatttGGAGAGGACCGATTTACCACAACTCATTGAATATACTCCTTGTATTTGTAGACGCAAACAGGATAAAAAGAAATCTGCTGATCG AAGCAAGGTCACTGGTGGTGTGAAGAAAGTAGTAATATGA
- the LOC123867455 gene encoding uncharacterized protein LOC123867455: MPKRSAQSQIEKYERKIRKIEEKEKRRRRIISPIESSSDEEDTGDHGQNCDAIPESALAAPEITQEAEPLSNDNPDQNEGGAGPDLHEEAPASDLPDLDPELLDALGESTSDSPDYGEKIHDSLSKLWLPLLRKGMPKENKDKLLKEYLIPDNCRLLQAPKLNAEISAAIPDMVRNRDKTLTASQQQLGSGITAINRGVDLLLKSDNKVQAMKHLSNGCRLLCDSHYLATQGRIKLISPSLDKSFLQLVNESERDDSLFGSKLSEKIKAAKAIEKQGLSIKKPAKPQKTTAQPSGSRSSSYQGNWHAPPRYPANRGGRGGYSRRPTTSGTRRPYTASAQQPQRAASQGKPPAPAQNHH, translated from the exons ATGCCGAAAAGAAGTGCGCAGTCTCAAATTGAGAAATACGaaagaaaaataaggaaaatcgaagaaaaagagaaaagaaGGCGGAGAATTATTTCTCCGATTGAATCGTCGTCGGACGAAGAAG ATACCGGAGATCATGGACAAAACTGTGACGCGATCCCGGAGTCAGCATTAGCTGCCCCAGAAATCACACAAGAGGCGGAGCCGTTATCTAACGATAACCCCGACCAAAATGAGGGCGGGGCTGGGCCTGACCTTCACGAGGAAGCCCCCGCTAGTGATTTGCCAGATTTGGACCCAGAATTACTGGATGCCCTTGGGGAGTCCACGTCCGACTCACCCGACTACGGAGAAAAAATTCACGACAGTTTATCAAAATTGTGGCTACCTTTACTTCGGAAAGGTATGCCCAAGGAAAACAAGgacaaattattaaaagaatacCTAATTCCAGATAACTGTAGACTTCTACAGGCGCCTAAACTAAACGCAGAGATTTCGGCCGCGATACCGGACATGGTTCGTAATCGCGATAAGACGCTCACTGCATCGCAACAACAGCTGGGTTCGGGAATCACCGCCATCAACAGAGGCGTTGATTTGCTCTTAAAGAGCGATAACAAGGTCCAAGCAATGAAACATTTAAGCAACGGTTGCAGATTGCTTTGTGATTCGCACTACTTAGCGACCCAAGGTAGAATAAAACTGATAAGCCCCAGTTTAGATAAATCGTTCTTACAGTTGGTTAACGAATCTGAACGAGATGACTCATTGTTTGGCTCGAAGCTATCGGAGAAGATAAAAGCCGCCAAAGCCATCGAGAAGCAGGGTCTTTCAATCAAAAAACCTGCTAAACCCCAAAAAACCACTGCCCAGCCGTCCGGCTCTCGATCATCTTCCTACCAGGGAAACTGGCACGCGCCGCCTCGGTACCCGGCGAACAGGGGGGGGCGCGGCGGTTACAGCAGGAGGCCAACGACCTCGGGAACTCGCCGGCCTTACACAGCGTCAGCGCAGCAGCCGCAGCGAGCTGCATCTCAGGGGAAGCCCCCTGCCCCAGCGCAGAATCACCATTAG